AAGGTGCCCAGGGAACAGCAGCGGTTCAGCGCCGTTTCACGGCCGATTCGTTTGATGGCTTTGATAATTTTGTCAAAGTCGGGATCTCCTTCGGCGCCGCAGCCGGCAGTTACAATGCAGAAGCGGGAAGCGCCGTCCTGTTCGGCCTGCTTGGCGGCAGTGACAATGTCATCTTCGCTCATCAGGGGATATGCGGTGAACTGTACTTCGTTATGGTGAGCCGACTGGGCGCAGAATTTACAATTTTCCGAGCAGTTGCCCGAACGGGCGCTCACAATTTCACAGGTGTCGACAGCCTTGCCGGTGAACTGTTCCCGGACTTTATTGGCAACCCCCAGTAAAATGGGAATATCGGCTTCCTCAATTGCGGTAAGGGCCATTGCTTCGTCAAAAGTGAGTTCTTTGCCGCTTAACACCTTTCGGCCAAGTTCAAAAATTAAATCATAGCTCATTATCATGATCTCCTTTGTTACTCAGATACCGGTAGCTTTTATCAGGTACTAGGCCGGAAATAAACCGGCATCCGTTACCATGGTGAAGTCGGCCGGCGCAGCCCGCCCGGTGAAAGTAAGATAGTGGCCGACAATCAGGCCGTTGACGCCGGACAGCATTAAAGCTCCCTGCATGTCGCGGAGGTTGATTTCCCGGCCGCCGGCCGGCCGGATAACAACGCCCGGCAGAATAAACCGGAAAATGGCAAAGGTTTTGATACATTCCAGCGGCGTGGGCGGGACAGACTGCTCCAGGGCCGTGCCTTTGATCGGATTAAGAATATTCAGCGGCACGGAATGCACCCCGATTTCCCGCAGGGTAAACGCCAGGTCAATACGGTCCTGCCAACTTTCTCCCAGCCCGATGATGCCTCCGGTGCACAGTTCCAGGCCGGCGGACTGCGCTGCCTGAATTGTTGACAGACGGTCCTCAAAGGAGTGGGTGGTACAGATTTCGGGATAGAAACGGCGGCTGGTTTCAAGATTATGGGCATAGCGCCGGACTCCGGCGGCGGCCAGTATTTTCGCCTGATCAGGAGTAATGGCGCCAAGGTTGGCGCAGACCGACAGGTCTGTTTCCCGGTGAATTGCCTGAATAGCGGCGACAATGGCCAAAAACAGCGACTGGTTATCCATTCCCCTGCCGCTGGTTACAATGCTGGTGCGCTTGGCGCCGTTCGCCCGGGCCTGCCTGGCGGCATTGACGATAGCCTCGGTTGACAGTAGCGGATGGGCGGCTATGGCTGTCTGGTGATGAACAGACTGGGCGCAAAACTTACAGTTTTCAGAGCAGCGTCCTGTACGGGCGCTGATAATGCCGCACATATCAACTGTATTTCCGGCGAACTGTTGCCGGATTTTGTTGGCGTAAGCGGCTAGCAACGGGATATCCTGGTTTACCGTTGCCGTCAGCGCCAACGCTTCTTCAGAGGTGATGAACCGGCCGTTCAGAACTTTTTCCCCTAAATCGACAATGTCCAGTGCGTTCAGGTTCAGACCCTCCCTTCGGTCCGGTAGTTTAATCGTGCATATGTTAACCGTTAAAATTATTTTGGTTAACATATATATCATACAAGCTTGAATACCTGCTTGTAAATAGAAAGCAGGAAAAAATCTGCAGGCAGACCAGTGCCGCGCCAAGCTTGAAAATGCAAGTGAATAGGCAGCGGTATCTGCACAATTCGGGTTGCTGGGGTGCCGGAGTACGGCCGTAAACGCGAAAATCAGGCTGCAATTTGCTATTTCAATGAAAGAGAAGTATTGACTTTATCCATAGGGAGTGGTATTATCAATTTTGTAACAAAAAAATCTAAGCTCTTATCTAGAGAGGTCGAGGGACTGGCCCGATGACGCCCGGCAACCGGCAGTAATGTAGTGGTGCCAAATCCAGCAGGATTGTTACATCCTGAGAGATGAGAGGAAAGTTGTAACACGCAGGTGTGAACTCTTTTCCTCACGGAAAAGAGTTTTTTTTAGTTTTTGAAAGGATGGATCGCATGAGAAATTTTACTTCAGTCAAAGCCCAACAATTTACCGAATCAGTCATCCGTGAAATGTCCCGCGTGGCGGCGCAATATCAGGCGATTAATCTGGCTCAGGGATTTCCGGATTTTCCAGCGCCGGAGGAATTAAAGGCAGCGGCGGCCAGAGCCGTTTTTGCGGACCATAATCAGTATGCCGTTACCTGGGGTACGAAAGAGCTGCGGGATGCGATTGCCGCTAAGATCAGGCGCGATTATCAAGTGGAGTTTGACCCTGAACGGCAAATCACCGTTTGCTGCGGTGCGACCGAGGGAATGATCGCCGCCTTGCTTGCTACAATAAATCCCGGCGAGGAGGTCATAATTTTTGAGCCGTTTTATGAAAACTATGGCGCTGATGTGGTGCTGTGCGGCGCTATCCCCAAATACATAAAACTCAATGCGCCGGATTATGGTTTTGATTTTGCAGAGCTTAGAGCCGCTTTTACCGAAAAAACCAGAGCAATTATTATTAATACGCCGAATAATCCTACCGGCAAGGTTTTCCGCCGGGACGAGCTGGAGTTTATCGCCGGCTTATGCCGGGAGTTTG
This genomic interval from Dendrosporobacter quercicolus contains the following:
- the bioB gene encoding biotin synthase BioB produces the protein MNALDIVDLGEKVLNGRFITSEEALALTATVNQDIPLLAAYANKIRQQFAGNTVDMCGIISARTGRCSENCKFCAQSVHHQTAIAAHPLLSTEAIVNAARQARANGAKRTSIVTSGRGMDNQSLFLAIVAAIQAIHRETDLSVCANLGAITPDQAKILAAAGVRRYAHNLETSRRFYPEICTTHSFEDRLSTIQAAQSAGLELCTGGIIGLGESWQDRIDLAFTLREIGVHSVPLNILNPIKGTALEQSVPPTPLECIKTFAIFRFILPGVVIRPAGGREINLRDMQGALMLSGVNGLIVGHYLTFTGRAAPADFTMVTDAGLFPA